The nucleotide sequence AACAGGCGCGCGACCATGCCGGCAGCAAGGCTTTGCGCGATGCGCTGACGGAAATTTGCCGCGATGTGGGCGAAGGCGCGCCATTGTCGCAAGCCTTCGCGCGCCAGAAACGCCATATGCCGCGGGCCTTTGCGGCCATGCTTGGGGCGGCGGAGAAAAGCGGGAACATGGCACAAGCCTTCCACGATATGCACGCCCATGCCCGCTGGGCGGCAACGCTGCGCGCCCGCACACAACGCGCGCTGCGATACCCTGCTTTTCTGCTTTTGCTCGCGGCTGGCGTGATTACGTTCATGATGGCGACGGTGGTGCCGCAGGTGATGAATTTTGTGGCCGACAGCGGCGGCGGCTTGCCGTGGCATGCGCGCGCGCTGCTGGCGGTCGCAGGCGCCGTCGCCAGCTACTGGTGGCTGATGGCGGGCACGGCGATTGCGGCCGCTATCGCCGTCAAGGCGCTGCATGCGGCGGGCGGGCGCATGGCGCTTCTGCTTGACCGGGCGCTTCTGGCGCTGCCGGGGCTTGGCCGCTTGCTGCGAAAATTCCAGATGGCCGGGTTTGCGCGCCATTTCGCCGTGTTGCAGGGAAGCGGGATCAACACCATGCAGGCGCTGCAGGATGCCGCGGGGCTGGTTGGCAACAGCGCGCTGGCGCAGGATTGCACGGCGGCAGTGACCAAAATTTTACGCGGCATGCCAATGACGGACGCCTTCGCGGCCGGCGGCCTTTATAATTCCACGGCGCTGCAGATCATCCGCACCGGCGAACAAAGCGGCAAGCAGGCGCATTGCTGGCAGCATATCGCCAGCCTGTACGAACAGGAGGCGCAGGACGCCACCGAACGGTTTGTCGGCATGCTGGAACCGGCGCTGACGCTGCTGATCGGGCTGATCATGGCGTGGCTTGTGCTTTCCGTACTGGGGCCGGTTTACGCCAGCCTGAATAATTTGGGAATCTAGGCATGCGCAGAAAACCCATCCTATTGATCGGCGACCGCGGCGCGGTGCTTTACGGCAGCCGGGAAAATTTCTTCGCGCCCGCGCCGGACACCCCGGAAGCCACGCGTTTGGCCGAAGCTTTGCTGGCGGGCAAACGCGCACAACCCTTGATCCTTGCCGATTTCGCCGCACTGGAATTCAAGCGCGAAACGCTGCCGAAGCTCGGGCCGTTCGACCGCAACAGGCTTTTGCAAAGGCGGTTGCAAATCGCTTTCAAGAAACCGCAGATTACCGGTTGGCAAAAGCTGGAAAGCGTCGGCGCGGGGCAACCTTATATGTTCGCGGCCGTGGGCGAATATTGCCCGCTGGCGCCGTGGCTTGAATGGCTCGGACAGTTCAGCGCCGGGCCCGTGCCGATTGCGCTGCTGCCGCTTGAAGGCGTGCGGCATGCCAACAGGCTTGCGGCCATCGAAGGCGGCGGCAGCCAGTGGCACATGCTGGTCAGCTGGCAGCAGGCCAGCGGCATGCGGCAAATCGTTACACATAACGGCAAGCTGGTTTTCACCCGGCTTGTCGGCGATATTCCGGATGCGGCAAGTATCGAAGGCGATGCGCTGCAACATCACATTCGCGCAAGTTTCGAATATCTCGGGCGGCTCGGCCTTGCCGATCCCGCGCAATTGCATATGAGCGTGATCGCGCAGGTCACGTGCCATGCTTCGCTTGCCGATATGCTTGGCAATGCCGGGCGCTTCACGCCGGGCGGCATCAGCTTCTACACGCCTGCCAAGGCGGCGCAGCATCTGAAATTTTCGGTGCGGGCGGGCGATCACGAGCGTTTTTCGGATGCGCTTTTTGTCGCACGATTGCAAACCGGGGCCGAACCCGCCATCACCATGCTGCACCCCGCGCAGGTAAAGGCACGCAAGGCAGCGAATGCCTTCCGCCTGGCGCAGACGGCGGCGGCGGCCGGGATATTGCTGCTTATGTCGCTTGGCGTTGTGTTCGGGCATGCCGCATGGCGGCACGAGGATGCCGTGGCGCGGAAGCTGGCCGCGATCGAAGCCTTGCGGCAACAGGACGGCGGCAAGGAAAGCGAAGCAGACCCGGCGATGCGGCGCTTGATGCAGATCAGGGATGTGAGCCGACTGCAGCAGATGCTTGCATCCGAACCGCCCGGACCGTGGACGCTTTTGAACACGATGGCCGAGGCGATGGGCGCGCGCTTCCGGTTGAACCGTCTGGAATGGAGGGCGGGCGAAACCGCCGCAGATTTGCGCGCGCTGACCCCCGGTCTTACGCCCGGTGATGCGACCCGGCAATTCCGGGATTTTGCCGGGCTGCTGCAACAGGCGCTGCCGGGGCATACGGTCAAGCTGGCGGCGTTGCCGCTGGCTGCTCTGCCGGAACAAACCTTGCAAAGCGGCCTGCGCGCGGACCCGGCCGCAAGCACGGCACGCCTTGTCATCGCAGCAAGGCAGGAAACGCCATGAACGCACGCCCTTATATATTCGCCGCCTGCTTCTGCGTCATCATGACGGCGCTTGGCGCGCCCGCGCTGCTTTGGACCTTGCAGGAAATGCGCAGCCGCGAAGACACGCTGCAAAAGCAGATCGGGCGCATGCAGCTTGTACGCACGCGCACCCATGACCACGACAGCGCCTGGCGGAATTTGCGTGACAGGTTCGATGCCCGCCAGCTCGCGAACGTCGCCACGCCACCCGACAGGCTGCAGGTGATGGAACTGTGCCAGACGCTGGCGCGGCAGCACGGGCTTGGCGACATCGCCTTTACCATGTCACCCGAACTAAGCATGACCGCGCCGGGCAGCGACCTTGAAATACGGCAAGCGACCATCACGTTGCAAGCCACGGCGGCGCACGACAGCGCCATCTATGACGTGGCGCGCATCTTGCAAAAGCAATTGCCGGGCAAGGCGCGCATAACGGGGTTTACGCTGGCGCGCACGGAAAGCCCGGACGGGCCCGGGCGGATCGACACGACCCTGACATTCGATACCGTTTGGCTCGGCGGCATGCAGGAAGTGGCGGGGAACGAGCCATGAAACGCATGCTGGCAATAACCCTGACGGCCTTGCTGTTCGCACAGCCCGCCGTGGCGGAAACCTTCCGGCATGCATCGCTGTTCTTCACGCCTGATGAAACCACGCTGATCAAGAACGGCGGTAAAAACGCCGCGGCGCCGCATGCCGTTACGCTGGAGGCAATCAGCTACAGTTCGGCTTCGCGCTGGACCGTATGGATGGACCGCCGACAATGGAGCCCGCAAAACAAAGACCGCGACGAAAATATCAATATCATTTACGTTAGCGCCGACGAGGTCACTTTTGAATGGCGCGCACAACCGGATGCGCCGGCGCGTCGCGTTACCTTGCTTTCCGGGCAGGCCTATGATCCGGAAAACGACATTGTTATCGGCAAAAATGACCGCTAGGCGTTATTGCAAACCGTGACGGCGGGCAAGGAAACGGGCGCGTTCGCGCACCGCATCCATCGTCATCGGCAAACCGGGCTGCGCCGGTGCAAGTACGCCGTTTCTTTCAAGCACTTCGCGGTAGTTTGAAAGCGCCGTCAGATCATCCCCCCGCCGGTCGGCGATGATCGCGAGGTTGAGGCGATAGCGTAAATTGCCTTCATCGAGCATGGTGGCTTCCTGCATGCGCGCGAACCCGGCATCGAGCCTGCCTTCATCGATCAGCGCCTGCGCATCGGCCGCGATCACCGGCGCGATGCGGTGCATGGAGGAAAGACGCGCAAGCCTGTCGTGCGCATCGACCGTGCCCAGCCCCGTCAGCGCGACGGCATAGCCCGTCAGCACGGCATCGTTCTGCGGCGCAACGGCATAAGCGCGTTCCCATGCGGAAACGGCTTGCTGGAAATTCCCTTGCGCCTGCCAGCGCGCGGCTTCCGCCATCAGCGCGCGTTCGGGCGGCACGTCCACAACCTTGATAGCGGGCTTTGCTTGCACCGCAGGGCGTGGCGCGGCGGCTTGCCCGGCGCCCGCAGATTGCATCGCAGGCGTATCGCGCAATTGTTGTTCGAGCGCGGCAAGCGCGGTATCGCGCAAGGCTTCAACCGGAAGCACAATGCCGGGCTCCGGGCCGGGTGCGGGCGCCGTTTCGGCACGAGCCATTTGCAGTTCCGCCACCTGCTGCACAGAAATATTGTCGGCAACCGGCAGCGGTTCTGAAACGCTATACCACGACCATAGCGCACCGCCGCATGCGGCCAGCAGCGCAAGCGGCAGGAAAACATAAACCGGCCAGGCGGAAGCATCCACCGCAACGGGCGATGGTGCAGGCAGGGAAATAACCCGGCCGCCCGTTTTGTTATCCTGTTTGTATTGCCACTGACGGCTTCTGAGCGAAAATGCCATAGGGGCATATTATAGTATGCCCATGCGAGACGGTGTAGCTTTTAAGTGTTAAGCTATGCGTCCCGCACCAGATCGCCCACTATAGCTAGTATGGTGCCGAGCATCAGATACATAAAAACGCAGCTAACCCCGATAACATAGCCGATCAGCAAGCAAACCCCGTCACGCGCCAGAAGCCCAAGCGCAACGCCGACCGTAGCCACCGAAGGCGGTACGTTGAAAAGCGGAATGGGAATGGCAACCATGCAGCTGAGCGCGAGCAAAACAATGCCGTTGATACGATCCATCTGCGGGCCGGCGATGATCGACAGGCGCGGCTTCAGATATTTTTCCAGGCCTTCCACGAACAGCACGGCGTCATCCAGCCCGGATGTAAGCCGCGCGCGCGGCACTGCGGTGCGGGTGATAAAACCGGGCAAAAGCGGGCGTTTGTAACCAAGCGCCATCTGCGCCGCCAGTATGATCATGGGAATACCGAGAATAAACGAGGCGCCCGGCAGGAAGATAATCACGATATTCAGCAAAGCGAGCACGAGCAGCAACAGCGTAAAGCCGCGCACGCCGAACAGCGTGAGGATTTCACCGAACGTCACGGTATCGCTGGGCCCAATCGAAGCGCCGATGGCCCGCAACACATCCGAAACCCGCTCCTGCGGCGCGGGCGGGTGAAGTTCCTGTTCGTTCATGGAATGGCCGTTCAGGCTGCGTCAGAGATTTTCTTGCCGAGTTTATTCGGCAGCTCGGCGATGGCTTCGTCAATCAGCTTGCCGGCGCGGGCAGAATCCAGCTTCTGCGCCAGAACCTGCGCGGTGGCCTGTACCGCCATATCGATCGCCGCCGCGCGCACATCGCGCAACGCTTCGGACTCCGCCAGCGCGATGCGCTCCATTGCCTGCTGTTCGCGGCGTGCAAGCTGGTCCTTCAATTCCCCTTCGGCGCGGATGCGCAGGCTTTCGGCTGCACGGCGGGCCTGCGCCACAATCTGTTCCGCTTCGGCCTGCGCCTCGGCCTGCTTCTTGCGATAGGCATCGAGCGTGCCTTCGGCTTCGGCGCGCAGGTTTTTGGCCTGTTCCAGCTCTTCCCGGATCTTGGCAATCTCGCCGTCCAGCCAGCCGAACAGCGGCTTGCGGCCATAGCGCAGCGCCAGCAACAGAAAAACGGCGAAGGCCAGCGCGCTCCAGAAATACGGGTTGTCGATAAGCTCTTCCATCCCTGCCCCTTATGCGGCTTCGCGGTCGGCGCGATCAAGCGCGGCCTTGATATCGGCCGGGCTCACATCGATACCCGCCAGCTTGCGCAGGCTTTCGCGCGCTACATCCGCCGCAACATCCTGCACATGGCTCATGGCCTGCGTGCGGGCGGCGGCGATGCGCTTTTCGGCATCCGCAAGACGGGCATTCAGCTCGCCCTGCTGCGCCGCCTGCTGCGCGGCGGCTTCGGCTTGCGCCTTTTGCTGCAAATCGGTCACCGAAGCGTGCGCCTTGGCGCGCGCATCGGCCAGAGATTTTTCGCTGGCGGCTCCGAGTTCCTTCGCCCGTTCGCTCGCTTGCCCGGCTTCGGCCAGATCGGCCGCGAGCCGCTTCTGGCGTTCGCCGATCACCTTTTGCACGCGCGGCAGCGCGACATGGCCCATCAGCAGGTAAACGATGCCGAAACAGACCAGAAGCCAGAAAAGCTGGCTCGGGTAGAAGCCGATGTCGAACTGCGGCAACTGGTCGCCGCCGCCGGCATGTGCGGTTTCCGCCGCTTCGCCCGCGGCTTCCTCCGCCCACGCCGGCAAAGCCAGCATCGGCAGAAAAAGAAGCGCCAGATTATGCAGCCAAATGCGCATAGACGTTAGCCCGCCTTGCCCATCAGCATGAAGGCGATAACGAAGCAGAGCAGCAGCACAAGCTCGGTCACGGCGAAGCCGATGAAGCCGATACCGTTGAACTTCGATGCCGCGCCGGGGTTACGCGCGATTGCGGAAATCCAGCCCGAAAAGAGCAGGCCAAGGCCGATACCGGCACCGAGCGAACCCACCATCGCCACACCGGCGCCCAGAAGTGCAATTGCGTTACTTTCCATTTTATTTACTCCCCTTGGTTGAACTTACCTGTTTGGTTTTACGTGTCTTGAACGAATGTTTCCCGCCCGCAACCTAGTGCATTTCAATCGCGTCATGCAGATAGACGGCTGTGAGGATCGAGAAAATGTAAGCCTGCAGCCCGGCCACGAACAGCTTGAAGCCCGTGAGGCCGACCGTAAGGATAAAAGGCAGCGGGCTAAGCACCAAGCCGACGACGCCGCCGGCAAGGATCATCGTGCCGACGAGGCCGGCAAAAATCTTGAGCAAAATGCCGCCCGCCAGCATGTTGGCGAACAGTCGCACCGAAAGGCTGAAGGGGCGCACGCAGTAGGAAATGATTTCCACCACGAACAAAACCGGCACCATCACCACCGGCGCATCCTTGGGCAGGAACAATGCGAAGAAGTGGAAGCCGTGCTTGACGAAACCGACAACCGTGCACAGAAAGAAAATGAACAGCGCGAGCGCAAAGTTGATGACGATGTGGCTCGTGACCGTGAAGCCGCCGGGCACAAGCCCGAGCATGTTGCAGAACATGATGAACATGAACAGCGCGAAGATAAAAGGGAAAAAAGCCTTCGAGCGCGGACCCGCGCTTTGTTCGACCATATTGGCGATGCTGTTGTGCAGATATTCGACCAGCATCTGGAAGCGGCCCGGCACCATCGCGGCGGGGCGCATACCGGCAATAACGATCCCGGCGCTCAGCGTGACGGCGATCAACATGAACAGCGTGGAATTGGTGAAGGAAAAATCGTAGCCCGCGAATGAAAACTCGGCGAGAGTTTTCAGTTCGAATTGCGTCATGGGGTTATGCGCGTGCCCTGCTGCCATGATGTCCCTTGCCTGCTACCCTCTTTACGTTCCGTCTTCGGGGTTGTCCCCCGCTTCATCTTCTCGTTTGCGCCAACCGACCGCGCGGCTAATGCCCGCAAGCGACCGGTAAGCGTTCGCGACCCCTGCGCCGAAACCGAGAAACAACCCGATCAAGGCACCCAAGGGCGCGGAACCGAACTGCTTATCCGCCAGCCACCCGAGGAACAGGCAGATCAGGATTGCGCCGACCAGTTCGAACGCGATCCTGCTGGCCTTGGAGGTCTGCCGGTCGGCGACGAACGGGTTAAAGCCACCCGTATCCGCCGTTTTCGGCTGCCTTGCCGCCCTGATCCTCGCTTCCAGCGCTGCGAGGTTATGGTCATCCGGCGATTGCCGATCCGCCATGAAAACCCCCGCTGCCAAAGGCAAAAACATGCGGCCGAAGCCGCGCGCAACCTAGGGGGTGGATGGGGGTGTGTCAAGCGCCCAAATCCCCATATAACCTATTGAGAATATTGGATTTTTATGCGCTTTACGGTGCGGACGGCGAATCTGTGCCGCCGGGCTGCAACCGCTGCTTCAGAACGGCCGCAATCTGGTCCGGCACGCCATCCCCGAAGGCGGTAATAAACTTGCCGTCAGGCCCCATCAGATAAATCTGCGTGGTGTGATCCATCATGTAATCGTCGTCATCTTCGCTGCTTTGCTGATGGGCGGCGTGCGGATCGGCTTCGTCTTCTTCATCCTCGCCTATGCTGCTCTTGGCGTAATAGACCTTGTAGGCCTTTGCAACGGCATCGATCTGTTCCGCCGAACCGGTCATGCCGATCAACCCTTCACCGAACAAGCCGACATAGCTTGCCATTTGCTTCACGTCATCGCGCGCGGGATCGATGGTGATAAAAACGGGTTGTACCTTCGCCTTGCCTTCGGGGCCGAGCGTATCGATCGCCAGCACCATATCCTGGATGCGCGAAGGGCATACATCGGGACAATAGGTGAAGCCGAAGCTGATAAGCGAATATTTGCCTTGCAGAATTTGTTCGGTGACCGTTTTTCCGTTCTGGTCGATCAGCGTAAAAGGCCCGCCGATTTCAATGCCCGGCGCATTAAGCGCGAAATCACGCATATCTTCCATGCGGGCGCGATCGCGCCCGCCATCATGCCACACGACATAGCCGGCAACGGCAAGGCCGATCACGCAGCCAATGGCGATGCGGATGATGCGTCTTTTGATACGTGGTTCAAGCCCCGGCATGCCGCGATATTAGCGCGGCGGCCCGGGAAAAACAAACCCCGGCAGAGCGGGCTTAAAGAACGCCCAGCATGCTGGCAACCAGCGGGTGGCGAACCACATCGCGGTCCGTCATGCGGACCACGGCGACACCCGTGACCTGATCGAGCTTGTCGGCGATCTTGCTTAAACCCGACATCCCTTCAAGCAGATCGCTCTGGTCCGGATCGCCCGTCAGCACCATGGTGGAGTGCCAGCCGAGCCGGGTGAGCAGCATCTTGATCTGGGTGTAGGTGCAGTTCTGCGCCTCG is from Alphaproteobacteria bacterium and encodes:
- a CDS encoding F0F1 ATP synthase subunit B, which encodes MEELIDNPYFWSALAFAVFLLLALRYGRKPLFGWLDGEIAKIREELEQAKNLRAEAEGTLDAYRKKQAEAQAEAEQIVAQARRAAESLRIRAEGELKDQLARREQQAMERIALAESEALRDVRAAAIDMAVQATAQVLAQKLDSARAGKLIDEAIAELPNKLGKKISDAA
- a CDS encoding F0F1 ATP synthase subunit C yields the protein MESNAIALLGAGVAMVGSLGAGIGLGLLFSGWISAIARNPGAASKFNGIGFIGFAVTELVLLLCFVIAFMLMGKAG
- a CDS encoding SCO family protein: MPGLEPRIKRRIIRIAIGCVIGLAVAGYVVWHDGGRDRARMEDMRDFALNAPGIEIGGPFTLIDQNGKTVTEQILQGKYSLISFGFTYCPDVCPSRIQDMVLAIDTLGPEGKAKVQPVFITIDPARDDVKQMASYVGLFGEGLIGMTGSAEQIDAVAKAYKVYYAKSSIGEDEEDEADPHAAHQQSSEDDDDYMMDHTTQIYLMGPDGKFITAFGDGVPDQIAAVLKQRLQPGGTDSPSAP
- a CDS encoding F0F1 ATP synthase subunit B', encoding MRIWLHNLALLFLPMLALPAWAEEAAGEAAETAHAGGGDQLPQFDIGFYPSQLFWLLVCFGIVYLLMGHVALPRVQKVIGERQKRLAADLAEAGQASERAKELGAASEKSLADARAKAHASVTDLQQKAQAEAAAQQAAQQGELNARLADAEKRIAAARTQAMSHVQDVAADVARESLRKLAGIDVSPADIKAALDRADREAA
- a CDS encoding F0F1 ATP synthase subunit A — encoded protein: MAAGHAHNPMTQFELKTLAEFSFAGYDFSFTNSTLFMLIAVTLSAGIVIAGMRPAAMVPGRFQMLVEYLHNSIANMVEQSAGPRSKAFFPFIFALFMFIMFCNMLGLVPGGFTVTSHIVINFALALFIFFLCTVVGFVKHGFHFFALFLPKDAPVVMVPVLFVVEIISYCVRPFSLSVRLFANMLAGGILLKIFAGLVGTMILAGGVVGLVLSPLPFILTVGLTGFKLFVAGLQAYIFSILTAVYLHDAIEMH